In Dethiobacter alkaliphilus AHT 1, the genomic window TAACCGCCGTGGAACTGGCAGCCATCAGTGTCTTTGAAGTAGTGGGGCCGGTAATTACCAGAAATTCCTTGTTCGCAGCAGGAGAAGCCACAGAATAAACTAATACATGCCTATAATTGGAGAATTAAATGGATAAGAGTAAAGCCGGATTTATTTTCGTTATCCTGGCCGGAGCCCTTTGGGGCACCACCGGTACCATCAGCAAGTTTATTTTTGAGTTTGGCGTTGATCCACTGACGTTATCACTTCTGCGCATTGTGATCAGCTTTGTTTTGCTATACGCTTTTGCCATAACCACCAAACGCCGGCTCCACTTTAACCAGGAAGACTTTCTCTTCTTTCTGGCATTTGGCGCCATCAGCGTTGCCGGGTTTAATATTTTTTATCTAACCGCCATCCAGTTAACCACCGTTACCACCGCCGTAATTCTGCTCTACACCGCCCCGGCCTTTAGCTTACTGGCCGCCCGGCTGGTGCTTAAAGAACCTTTAACCAAACAGAAAATAATGGCCTTGGTACTTACCGTAATCGGTATCTTTCTGGTAGTAGAGGGGTATCGTCCCGGACAACTACTTCTAAACATTCCCGGAGTCCTCTCCGGGTTAGGAGCCGGACTCACCTTTGGTATTTACGGCATCTTCAGTAAAGGCGCTTTTCAGCGGGGCTACGGTACATTGGAGACGGTAATTTTGGCCTTGGGCACCGGCATGCTGGTCTTGCTGGTTCTCCGCCCGCCCTGGCTTTTAACACCCCTGGTGGCCGAACCCATGGCCCTCTGGCTTTTGGTGGTAATGATTGCCGTCTTTTCCACCATGCTGGCCTACGTTTTCTTTGTCACCGGCCTGGTCCATGTGGAAGCAGGAAAAGCCACATTGGTTGCCGCCGTAGAACCGGTGGTGGCCATCATCGCCGCCATAATATTCTTAAATGAAACCATGACCTTTTTACAATTTATCGGCGTACTGGCCGTTCTCACCGCAGTTCGCGGACAAAGATAAGTTCCTGCCACAGGCAGGAACTTTTTTATTACTATAGAAAAGTGTTAATATCTAACAATTGCTTTAAATTATATAAACTTCAGTTTTTCTTTCGCAGATTTCAGTAGATAAACTTATAGATTATCTTCGCAGCAATTAGGTTGATAGATATTAAGGGGGTTGAAATGTATCATATTAGTTTCCTGGTAGTTAACATGCTGCTGGCCGGATGGGTTGCTTCTGACGCACATAAGAGGAACAAAAGTGGTGCTTGGGGCATCTTTGTGTTCTTTACAAGCTTTGTTGGTTTGCTCATTTATATTGTAGTACAGGAAGGGCTCCAAAAAGAGGGGTTGGAGCTACCTGTGGCTGTCAAAGGGATTTTAGTGTTTTGTATTCTGAGCCTTATTGCCAATGTGGTTCTCTTTTCAATGGCTACAACTGCCCGCAATGAAGGTGCGATCCTAGCCAGAGAGCAGATTGTCAGGCAAGGTGCTACCCTGCAACAAATTGCTGTTTCCATGGAAAAATTACTGGAGGATCCCGATGATGGAGAGGCTTTAAGCAGGCTTGGGGCATATTCTAATCAGGCACTGCTTAGCAGAATTAGCTACTTTACTGACGATGAATTTGTAAATGAGTTATTCGAGTTAACCTATTATTCAAAAATGATAGTAAATAACTATTTATATCAAGAGGGAATAGGAAACTTATCGCAAAAGCAAGTAGAAGAACTAAAAGCCTATCAGAAAAATCTTAGAGCTATGGCCCAAGAGCTGAACTCAATGTATTGGGATTTGCCACCCGAGGCAGGAAACAGGGCATATAAGCAAGCAGAAGCGGAAATCCTCAGCAAGCTGCAGGATATTAATGAAGAAAACAGGGGCTTTAGCGTGATAAAAGAGAGCGATTTTGTCATAACACAAGGTGACACAGGGGGAAGGTTGGAAAAGCAAATCTCTGGACTTTCAATAATTATACAGGGCAGGGGAGTGTTGACAGAATTAATAAACACAAATTAGTGGCATTATTATTGATTTTAAGCCTTGTTGTCAACCTATACCTAATCTATCAGATGAGCATTTTTAGACGCAGTCAGGATAGTTTATGGTATGATTTGCAAGTATCCCGCATAATTGCTTTGCAGCAATTGAGTACCAGGCTTGACAATGTTCTGGAGGCTCCAGATAATGAGGTGGAAGTAAGTAGACTGATAGGTGATTTTGCTACTACACGTGCTTTGAGTGGTAATATGAACGTACTTAGCCAGGAATCACCAGAGTTGAGAGAGGCCCTGGATTTGCTCTCTGGGCAAGCTTTCATTATTCATGAAAGATACTTTTTACAACTACAGTTTCGCAACGTTGGTGAGGAAGAACTGCAAAAATTAGCAGATTTTCAGACAACCTTTGCAGCAGCAATAAGTGAATTAGAAGAATTGCGATTACAAGCATTAGAAAGCGGAAATGCAGAAAGATACATTAGAAAGAACGTTTCTGGTGTAGTAGAGAGTATTCGCCCATATCTTGACAAGAACGAAGAAATCGTTGATAACTTTAGGACTGAGATGATTTACCTTCCTTAATGTCTAACTTTACCGCTATTACCATCTATGCTATAATCGTACTGTAATATGTGAGGAGGCGAAAAATTGTGGAAAAGAAACATATTCTGACCGTTAATCCCGATGCGGCCAAAGCATTTGCAAAAGGCACCGGCTGCGGCGAGTGCCCCACATCCTGTCAGTCTGCCTGCAAGACTTCCTGCACGGTGGCCAACCAGGTTTGCGAGAGAGAATCTGAGCAGTAAGAGTAAAAAAAGTAGTCGCAGACTACTTTTTTTTGTACCGGCAGGAAAATTATAACGCTTTGCAGCTAGCAAAGCTGCAGCAGAAACCGGTACTGAAAGCGCGCGTTGAGGAAACCGAATAAGCGCGCCTTTCTTGTAGGTATAACATATTAACAGAGGAATGTGGTGTGTGTTTTATGGGTATGGTGCATACGTTTGAGATGCATGGATTGAAGTTGGCATTGGATGTGGAGAGCGGGGCTTTGCATGTGTTGGACGGGCCCGGTTTTTTAGCAGTGGAGAAGTTGGCGCAGGGACTGGCAGTAGACGATGTGCAAAAGGAAGCTGCATCTGAGTTTGGCGAGGAAACTGCCCGACAGGTTATGGCTGAGATTTGTGAGCTGCAGGAAAAGGGGTTGTTATTCAGTGAGCCTCGAGAGGTGGATTTGTCTTCCGACGGAGTTGTAAAGGCGCTGTGCCTGCATCTGGCCCATGACTGTAATCTGCGCTGTAAATATTGTTTTGCCGGTGAAGGGCATTACGGAGGTAACCGCGGGCTGATGCCTTTGGAGACGGCAAAAAAAGCGGTGGACTTTCTGCTGGAGAAGAGCAAGGGCAGAAAGCATGTGGAAATAGATTTTTTTGGCGGTGAGCCGCTTCTTAATTTTCAGGTTTTAAAAGATACGGTGGAGTACGGCAAAGCCCGGGCCCAGGAAATGGGCAAAGTGCTTAAGTTTACGGTGACCACCAATGCGCTGCGCATGCCCGGTGAAGTGCTGGAGTATCTGAACCGGGAGGGGATGAGTATTGTCCTTTCCCTGGACGGCAGAGAAGAGGTGCATGACCGGATGCGGGTGCTGCCCGGCGGGGGTAAGAGCTGGCAGCGGGTATTAGAGAACTGCAAGGCGGTGGTTAAGGGCCGCGGCGGGGATAACTATTACCTGCGGGGTACTTATACCCGGCATAACCTGGATTTCAGCAAAGATATAGATGTGATGATAGAAGAAGGGTTTGATCGTATCTCGCTGGAGCCGGCGGTATTGTCTCCTGAGGCCGCCGAGGCGCTGCAAAGTGAAGATGTACCTGTTTTGGAGAAAGAATATGAAAAGCTGGCCCAAAAGCTTTGGCAGCGGGAAGAGCAGGGGGAGAAGGTCTTCTTTTTCCACTTTGAGCTGGATCTGCACCAGGGGCCCTGTGCCAAAAAGCGGGCTCAGGGTTGTGGTGCCGGCGCTGCCTACCTGGCGGTGACACCGGAGGGCAGTTTGTATCCCTGTCACCAGTTTGCCGGGGATGAGGATTTTTGCTGCGGTCATGTGGACAGTGGTGTTAAGGACGGACTGCTGACACGTTTTGCCGCGGTGGATTCGGCCAATAAGGAGGCCTGCCGGGACTGTTTTGCCCGTTTTTTCTGTGGCGGGGGCTGTCATGCGGCGGCTTGGAGTATGAATCAGGACATGGAGAAACCCTATGAGTTGGGCTGTACTCTGCACAGGAAACGGGTGGAGTGCGGTTTATATTTACAGGCCAAAAGAATGCTGGCCTCGATTGGATGAGGTAAAATGGATATTTTCACCCATCGTGAAGAAGAGGAACTGAAAAAACACGGACCCCTGGCTCTCAGGCTGAGGCCCAAAACCCTCGAAGGGTTTGCCGGGCAGACGCACCTGGTGGGTGAGGGGAAACCGCTGCGCCGTTTAATAGAAAGCGATGTGCTGTCCTCACTGCTTTTTTACGGTCCGCCGGGAACGGGAAAAACCACTTTGGCGGAAATCATCGCAGAGAAGACCAACGCGGCCTTTGTGCGGGTGAATGCGGTCTCTTCCAGTGTCAGTGAACTGCGAAAAGAGATGGAGGCGGCCAGAAACCGCCTGGCTCAGGAGGGTAAGCGGACAGTTCTTTTTGTGGATGAGATTCATCGTTTTAACAAAGCACAGCAGGATGCGCTTTTGCCGGCGGTGGAAAAAGGGATTGTGGTTTTAATTGGCGCCACCACAGAAAACCCTTACTTTACCGTCAATGCTCCACTGTTGTCCCGGATGCGTATTTTTCCTTTTGAACCCTTGTCTGCTGAAGACGTCAGGGCTTTATTGGTACGGGCTCAATCTGAGCCGGAAGCAAGGCTTGAGACGGTGGAGTTCACCGACGAGGCACTGGATCATCTGGCCATGATGGCCAACGGTGATGCCCGCACCGCCTTAAATGCGCTGGAGATGGCGGCAGCTTTGGCGTCCCCCGGAGAAGACGGCAATAAAGAGGTGGACATCACTCTGGTGGAGGAGGCCGTGCAGCGGCGGGCCGTGGTGTATGACCGGGACGGTGACACCCATTATGATGTGATTTCCGCTTTTATCAAGTCGGTGCGGGGCTCTGACCCGGATGCGGCGCTGTACTGGTTGGCGCGGATGCTGGAGGCGGGGGAAGACCCGCTCTTTATTGCGCGGCGGCTGGTGATTCTGGCTTCGGAGGATATCGGCAATGCGGATCCTCACGGACTATTGGTGGCGGTGGCCGCAGCGGATGCGGTAAAGATGATTGGCCTGCCGGAAGGGCGGATAACCCTGGCTCAGGCCACAACGTATCTGGCCTC contains:
- a CDS encoding DMT family transporter, producing MDKSKAGFIFVILAGALWGTTGTISKFIFEFGVDPLTLSLLRIVISFVLLYAFAITTKRRLHFNQEDFLFFLAFGAISVAGFNIFYLTAIQLTTVTTAVILLYTAPAFSLLAARLVLKEPLTKQKIMALVLTVIGIFLVVEGYRPGQLLLNIPGVLSGLGAGLTFGIYGIFSKGAFQRGYGTLETVILALGTGMLVLLVLRPPWLLTPLVAEPMALWLLVVMIAVFSTMLAYVFFVTGLVHVEAGKATLVAAVEPVVAIIAAIIFLNETMTFLQFIGVLAVLTAVRGQR
- the scfA gene encoding six-cysteine ranthipeptide SCIFF yields the protein MEKKHILTVNPDAAKAFAKGTGCGECPTSCQSACKTSCTVANQVCERESEQ
- the scfB gene encoding thioether cross-link-forming SCIFF peptide maturase, whose translation is MGMVHTFEMHGLKLALDVESGALHVLDGPGFLAVEKLAQGLAVDDVQKEAASEFGEETARQVMAEICELQEKGLLFSEPREVDLSSDGVVKALCLHLAHDCNLRCKYCFAGEGHYGGNRGLMPLETAKKAVDFLLEKSKGRKHVEIDFFGGEPLLNFQVLKDTVEYGKARAQEMGKVLKFTVTTNALRMPGEVLEYLNREGMSIVLSLDGREEVHDRMRVLPGGGKSWQRVLENCKAVVKGRGGDNYYLRGTYTRHNLDFSKDIDVMIEEGFDRISLEPAVLSPEAAEALQSEDVPVLEKEYEKLAQKLWQREEQGEKVFFFHFELDLHQGPCAKKRAQGCGAGAAYLAVTPEGSLYPCHQFAGDEDFCCGHVDSGVKDGLLTRFAAVDSANKEACRDCFARFFCGGGCHAAAWSMNQDMEKPYELGCTLHRKRVECGLYLQAKRMLASIG
- a CDS encoding replication-associated recombination protein A; its protein translation is MDIFTHREEEELKKHGPLALRLRPKTLEGFAGQTHLVGEGKPLRRLIESDVLSSLLFYGPPGTGKTTLAEIIAEKTNAAFVRVNAVSSSVSELRKEMEAARNRLAQEGKRTVLFVDEIHRFNKAQQDALLPAVEKGIVVLIGATTENPYFTVNAPLLSRMRIFPFEPLSAEDVRALLVRAQSEPEARLETVEFTDEALDHLAMMANGDARTALNALEMAAALASPGEDGNKEVDITLVEEAVQRRAVVYDRDGDTHYDVISAFIKSVRGSDPDAALYWLARMLEAGEDPLFIARRLVILASEDIGNADPHGLLVAVAAADAVKMIGLPEGRITLAQATTYLASAPKSNAAYMGINKAQSLVKKRPGDRVPTHLRDASYSGAKKMGYGKEYRYPHDYPGNFVPQNYLPDGMKRPGFYKPGDNGYERSIKERLQRWDRERKQGEQDE